The following coding sequences lie in one Pontibacter sp. G13 genomic window:
- a CDS encoding T9SS type A sorting domain-containing protein, which translates to MNIFHYTLLLGFAMLLAFGILSEHPAQQVFARTPSPEMQIAFRPMSANDSCVYLMSNDLLVIEMESGTTVEKWEKQTTATEYTGDGYIIWTGGQFFNQRGNGEINYQIYVPTTGEYRFIWRSRIMKGTQASEHNDTWLKINGSDFFGRKNDGNIVHPRPTCTSNNDCPAGSSGDGFFKVYGSSPTEWIWNAFTSDHDSHKIYVKFDSPGFYQITLNARSSFHAIDRMVLYKEGTISYNGARDTSLVASAIDCSGAVSISHSELPAANIYPVGERLQIELSKAHEASFELLDLQGKMLQQGEFQGREHSVPMPQTAGVYLIRLRIGDQFISRKFVRR; encoded by the coding sequence ATGAACATTTTTCACTACACACTACTATTGGGCTTTGCCATGCTTTTAGCTTTTGGCATCCTTTCCGAACATCCAGCTCAGCAAGTATTCGCTCGTACGCCGAGTCCAGAGATGCAGATTGCTTTTCGTCCCATGAGTGCCAATGATTCATGCGTGTATCTCATGTCCAACGATCTGCTGGTCATCGAAATGGAATCTGGCACCACCGTCGAGAAATGGGAGAAGCAAACCACTGCCACGGAATACACCGGGGATGGCTACATCATCTGGACGGGGGGACAATTCTTCAATCAGCGCGGCAATGGCGAGATCAACTATCAGATCTATGTGCCGACTACGGGCGAATATCGATTCATCTGGCGATCTCGGATCATGAAAGGCACCCAGGCCAGCGAACACAACGACACCTGGTTGAAAATCAATGGTTCGGACTTCTTTGGACGCAAAAACGATGGCAATATCGTCCATCCTAGACCTACCTGCACTTCGAATAACGACTGCCCCGCGGGAAGCAGTGGAGACGGATTCTTCAAGGTCTATGGCTCCTCCCCGACTGAATGGATCTGGAATGCGTTCACCAGCGATCACGATTCCCACAAAATTTACGTAAAGTTTGACAGCCCGGGATTCTACCAGATCACCCTCAATGCCCGATCCAGTTTTCATGCCATCGACCGGATGGTCCTGTACAAGGAAGGTACCATTTCCTACAACGGTGCACGCGATACCAGCTTGGTCGCTTCCGCCATTGATTGCTCAGGCGCGGTAAGCATTTCGCATTCGGAGCTTCCTGCGGCCAACATCTATCCAGTGGGAGAACGCCTCCAGATCGAATTGTCCAAGGCCCATGAAGCCTCTTTCGAACTTCTGGATCTCCAGGGCAAGATGTTGCAGCAAGGGGAATTCCAAGGCAGGGAGCATTCTGTGCCAATGCCCCAGACAGCGGGTGTCTATTTGATCAGGCTCCGGATTGGAGATCAATTCATCTCCCGAAAATTCGTCAGGAGATAA
- a CDS encoding TonB-dependent receptor codes for MKLLQLAKRVVACLAITFGVWCVPTQAKTCEHCPHEIGQSAYKISPWEPIQVLDQTINGTITNEDGEPLANATVRAEGTTIGALSDDQGRFSLSIPDDVTSLIVSYYGYEPQTVEIAGRSTINIVMLAESSSLEEIVVVGYGTSKKSDLTGSLAKVSSADFEQQPLTRMDQALQGRAAGVNVTQTSGAPGAGFKIRIRGANSISGNNTPLYVVDGLVVGDINSLNVNDIASMEVLKDASATAIYGSRGANGVVLITTKSGQAGTPKVEFETFMGVSQVAQTLDLMTPAEFAEGVNFAEGTELFTAEEIEALRAGGGENWQDRFFQPGSFYNAQLALSGGSEKTDYYFSGNYYQAAGTIIDQDYVRYTLRANINSKLSDRVKVGLNTFLSRDENTGVRANLATGLSWDPTTPAFTEEGDYNFTPLKPGVGNGTINPLVAPENNVRHNIDHQIVANGYVDVKLLDNLVLNVSAGVEQLNIAQNGYTSLLVNNTGNATVLNRDVNRYQNTNRLTYTYDEGANHRFQIDAVHEQQYVTRVWTEATASGFFSDNTTYKDLSLGAVQRIANNSNSESLQSFLGRANYAFKEKYLFTASVRADGSSKFQEGNRWGVFPSGSAAWRVSEEAFLQDVSVINNLKLRASFGVTGSQAINPLATRAIPIIDPSVNYPFSGGAASIGVAPSNQLANPDLTWETTTQVNGGFDLGLWNSKFTLSFDAYRKHTTDLLLQRILPSYVGPSFVTQNVGEVENQGFDIMLGLVLVDEGDWHVSSNFNLSRNRNQVLALVDGDEPLELGGIYYTNTFPVNPTRVEVGLPISSFRGYVFEGVYQLGEEEEAEAFGRVPGDAKYQDVNGDGIISTDDIVTIGDGNPDFTWGWNWTASWKNLELNFLLVGSQGNEIYNFQRMRMMGLGAGQFHAVHADYNDRWTPDNPSDIPSGRDGTEFLSSQFLEDGSFVSLKNVALGYTFADGFPKIGLDQLRLFASGENLFILTKYTGFDPESTASGGSDVDLGIDYNAYPISRSFSFGLRATF; via the coding sequence ATGAAACTACTCCAACTAGCCAAAAGGGTGGTCGCATGCCTTGCGATCACGTTTGGGGTTTGGTGTGTGCCAACCCAAGCAAAAACTTGTGAGCATTGTCCCCATGAGATCGGACAATCAGCCTACAAAATCTCCCCATGGGAACCGATTCAGGTTCTAGACCAAACCATCAACGGTACGATTACCAATGAAGACGGAGAACCGCTAGCCAACGCTACGGTAAGAGCCGAAGGAACCACCATAGGCGCACTCTCCGACGATCAAGGACGCTTTAGCTTGTCCATCCCAGATGACGTGACCTCCCTGATCGTTTCCTACTATGGCTATGAACCGCAGACTGTGGAAATCGCTGGACGTTCGACCATCAATATCGTCATGCTGGCCGAATCCAGCAGTTTGGAAGAAATTGTGGTAGTCGGGTACGGAACCAGCAAAAAGTCCGACTTGACGGGCTCGCTTGCCAAGGTCTCCTCTGCCGATTTCGAGCAACAGCCTTTGACCCGGATGGATCAGGCTTTGCAAGGACGCGCCGCAGGAGTCAACGTCACCCAGACCAGTGGAGCACCGGGCGCAGGATTCAAGATCCGTATCCGTGGCGCCAACTCCATCAGTGGCAACAACACGCCGCTCTATGTCGTGGACGGATTGGTCGTGGGGGACATCAATTCCCTCAACGTAAATGACATCGCTTCGATGGAGGTATTGAAGGATGCTTCCGCTACCGCCATCTATGGTTCTCGTGGTGCCAATGGGGTAGTGTTGATTACCACCAAAAGCGGTCAAGCAGGAACGCCGAAAGTGGAATTCGAAACCTTTATGGGGGTTTCCCAAGTCGCTCAGACCTTGGACCTGATGACGCCTGCCGAGTTTGCTGAAGGGGTCAACTTTGCAGAGGGAACAGAATTGTTCACCGCAGAAGAGATCGAAGCATTGCGCGCAGGTGGAGGAGAGAATTGGCAGGACCGATTTTTCCAGCCCGGTAGTTTCTACAATGCCCAGCTTGCCCTGAGCGGCGGAAGCGAGAAGACCGATTATTACTTCTCCGGAAACTACTACCAAGCGGCAGGTACGATTATCGATCAGGATTATGTGCGATACACCCTCCGTGCCAATATCAATTCCAAATTGTCGGATCGAGTCAAAGTCGGCCTCAATACCTTCCTGAGCCGTGATGAGAATACTGGGGTGCGCGCCAACTTGGCTACGGGACTGTCTTGGGACCCCACTACGCCTGCATTCACCGAGGAGGGAGACTATAATTTCACCCCACTCAAACCCGGCGTCGGAAATGGTACGATCAATCCTCTCGTTGCGCCTGAAAACAATGTCCGCCACAATATCGACCACCAAATTGTAGCCAATGGATATGTGGACGTGAAGCTCTTGGACAATCTTGTCCTGAATGTATCCGCCGGGGTAGAACAATTGAATATTGCCCAAAATGGTTATACCTCGCTCTTGGTCAACAATACCGGAAATGCGACCGTCCTGAATCGCGATGTCAATCGCTACCAGAACACCAATCGCCTGACCTATACCTACGACGAGGGTGCCAATCACCGATTCCAGATCGATGCGGTTCACGAGCAACAGTACGTGACGCGTGTATGGACCGAAGCAACTGCTTCAGGCTTCTTCTCCGACAATACCACCTACAAGGATCTCTCTCTCGGAGCTGTTCAGCGAATCGCGAACAATTCCAACAGTGAAAGTCTGCAATCCTTCTTGGGGCGGGCCAACTACGCTTTTAAGGAAAAATACCTGTTTACCGCTTCGGTGCGTGCCGATGGTTCCAGCAAGTTTCAGGAAGGCAATCGTTGGGGCGTGTTCCCATCTGGATCGGCTGCGTGGCGAGTTTCGGAGGAGGCATTTCTTCAAGATGTGAGCGTGATCAACAACTTGAAACTGAGAGCCAGCTTTGGGGTGACGGGCAGTCAGGCGATCAATCCGCTGGCCACGCGCGCCATTCCGATCATTGATCCAAGTGTGAACTATCCATTCAGCGGAGGTGCAGCTTCCATCGGAGTGGCTCCTTCCAATCAGCTGGCCAATCCAGATCTGACTTGGGAGACGACTACGCAGGTCAATGGAGGATTTGACTTGGGATTGTGGAATTCCAAATTCACCCTGTCCTTCGATGCCTACCGGAAGCATACCACCGATTTGTTGCTCCAACGTATCCTTCCTTCCTATGTCGGTCCTTCCTTCGTGACTCAAAATGTCGGTGAAGTGGAAAACCAAGGATTTGATATCATGCTGGGATTGGTCTTGGTGGATGAAGGTGATTGGCACGTAAGCTCCAATTTCAACCTTTCCCGCAACCGCAACCAAGTACTCGCACTGGTGGATGGAGATGAGCCGCTCGAATTGGGAGGCATCTACTACACCAATACCTTCCCGGTCAATCCTACCCGTGTGGAAGTGGGGCTGCCCATCAGTTCATTCCGGGGATATGTCTTCGAAGGCGTGTACCAATTGGGAGAAGAAGAGGAAGCTGAAGCATTTGGGAGAGTTCCCGGGGATGCCAAGTACCAAGATGTCAATGGGGATGGAATTATCTCCACCGATGATATCGTGACCATCGGCGATGGAAACCCTGATTTCACCTGGGGATGGAACTGGACAGCCAGCTGGAAGAATTTGGAATTGAACTTCCTCTTGGTCGGTTCTCAAGGCAATGAAATCTACAACTTCCAGCGCATGCGGATGATGGGACTCGGTGCAGGTCAGTTCCATGCCGTTCATGCCGACTACAATGATCGTTGGACCCCTGACAATCCTTCCGACATTCCTTCTGGACGTGATGGAACGGAATTCCTGTCTTCGCAATTCTTGGAGGACGGATCATTCGTTTCCCTCAAGAACGTGGCTTTGGGCTACACTTTTGCAGACGGATTCCCCAAAATCGGATTGGATCAGCTTCGCCTATTCGCCAGTGGAGAGAACCTCTTCATCCTGACGAAATACACTGGATTCGACCCAGAGTCAACTGCTTCTGGCGGTTCAGATGTGGATTTGGGCATCGACTACAATGCATACCCGATCAGCCGTTCCTTCTCCTTTGGATTGCGCGCCACCTTCTAG
- a CDS encoding LytTR family DNA-binding domain-containing protein, which produces MNCIIVEDQPPAQRILRKYIEDIGTLNLLGVFSDAIQAMEFLKSHEVGLIFLDVHLPKLSGIEFLKILPDPPHVILTTAFSDYALESYDLNVVDYLLKPFSFQRFVQAVSKIPAPTTEANTPAPTATRRELFIKSGHDYIRLKTEELVYIHSDADYTELQTTDKKYLSSESLRDWLKRLDSHQFVRVHKSYIVNAARIEKVSGNQVYLEAEMVVPIGRAYKEDFIQKFVRKPTGTE; this is translated from the coding sequence ATGAATTGTATTATCGTAGAAGATCAGCCGCCAGCTCAGCGCATTCTCAGGAAATACATCGAGGATATCGGAACCCTCAATCTATTGGGTGTATTTTCTGATGCCATACAAGCGATGGAGTTTCTCAAAAGCCACGAAGTGGGGTTGATCTTTTTGGACGTCCACTTGCCGAAATTGTCCGGGATCGAGTTCCTCAAAATATTGCCCGATCCTCCGCATGTGATCTTGACGACCGCATTTTCGGATTATGCGTTGGAGAGTTACGATCTCAATGTGGTAGATTATCTGCTCAAGCCATTCTCCTTCCAGCGGTTCGTGCAGGCTGTCTCCAAAATCCCTGCTCCAACTACCGAAGCGAATACACCTGCCCCTACGGCCACCAGGCGGGAATTATTCATCAAATCTGGCCACGATTACATTCGCCTCAAAACGGAAGAATTGGTGTACATCCATTCAGATGCAGACTACACCGAACTCCAAACTACGGACAAGAAATATCTATCCTCCGAATCCCTCCGGGACTGGCTCAAACGTCTCGATTCCCACCAATTCGTCCGTGTGCACAAATCCTATATTGTCAATGCCGCTCGGATCGAAAAGGTGTCTGGCAATCAGGTGTACCTAGAGGCAGAAATGGTGGTCCCGATCGGTCGAGCCTACAAGGAAGATTTCATTCAGAAATTTGTCCGAAAACCCACGGGTACTGAATAG
- a CDS encoding ATP-binding protein — MTFRYLGCLARNIWEISLIGRFTQSFLPIFIILLLIFIGSSFHAHAQSLDSAQILVRQMMEMDEDSIDREVMKGFLTHYPAPEPATDSLMLEELVDLVDRLNDTEGSMKLSEWIERVSIQHLESGKDSALFAPTLIRNYLQRARLERRLGHAEESLTLQFKALGLAEEFNDTLKIISALQNVSTTYFNQGEADRASEYILKAYEIEKQFHPNDISLITLYTLFEHYIGQEMYPEAEDLGTQALQKAIAENHTPFEAIILRSLAYLTFEQQQWKASYDYAARSLAKQQEINMLHQMAYTQYRLSMAALEMGNTSLSLSHARELEALNRQFPNPQNKSLTYETLYLTNKAAGKSRQALKAYEQYIELRDSLNDEDAKRKLLDQEYEYEYQQKALADSLENASVLALQVEETKRKQTTSYLLMAVLGIVLIFGWMLWNRFQITRRQKGIIESEKEKLDQAITELDSANRQLQELDDFKSRFFTNISHEFRTPLTVIQGIMKQIQETPESWLERGSEIVNRNVANLLGLVNQILDLRKIESGNLPLHMIQDDVVKFLKFGVSVFDSLAASKSVKLAFEGPNSALLMDFDPDKLGQIQSNLLSNAIKFTGPDGQVNFKTYRSSDGQLVMEVSDTGRGIADNQLPFIFDRFYQVDSTDTRSGEGTGIGLSLTRELVQLMDGSITVESTVGQGTTFTIKLPISQQAQRQNFALVQAPSFLPKYSEVLERPEKQATNKAERPTLLLIEDNPDIVEYLHACLEDQYELFAASDGEAGVAAAFEQVPDIIISDVMMPKMNGYEVCETLKLDERTSHIPILMLTAKADHDSKLEGYKRGADAYLTKPFDQAELTIRLEKLLEIRKTLQLRYQGTQLPEPTEDPVLQVEDAFITQVRALLLEHLDDATYRGESLCKDLGMSRTNLHRKIKALTGMPITRFIRSVKIAQAQEMLKESDRQISEVAYAVGFNDPAYFTRVFSEDMGISPGEWREKQ, encoded by the coding sequence ATGACTTTCCGCTACCTCGGATGTTTGGCCAGAAACATCTGGGAAATCTCGCTTATTGGGAGATTCACACAATCTTTCCTCCCAATATTCATCATTCTACTCCTGATCTTCATCGGGAGCTCCTTCCATGCACATGCGCAATCATTGGACTCCGCCCAGATTCTGGTTCGGCAGATGATGGAAATGGACGAGGATTCTATCGACCGAGAGGTCATGAAGGGATTTTTGACCCATTACCCTGCACCAGAGCCCGCTACCGACTCCCTCATGTTGGAAGAATTGGTGGATTTGGTGGACCGTCTCAATGACACTGAAGGCTCTATGAAGCTCAGTGAATGGATCGAGAGAGTCAGCATCCAGCATTTGGAATCAGGCAAAGACTCTGCACTTTTTGCCCCGACCCTGATCAGAAACTATCTGCAACGCGCCCGACTGGAAAGGCGATTGGGTCATGCTGAAGAAAGCCTTACGCTCCAATTCAAAGCGCTGGGATTGGCAGAAGAATTCAACGATACCCTCAAGATCATTTCAGCCCTCCAGAATGTCTCTACAACCTACTTCAATCAGGGCGAAGCCGACAGAGCCAGCGAATACATCCTCAAGGCCTACGAGATAGAAAAACAGTTTCATCCAAATGACATCTCGCTGATCACCCTGTACACGCTGTTTGAGCATTACATTGGGCAAGAAATGTATCCGGAGGCTGAGGACCTAGGAACCCAAGCCCTACAAAAGGCTATCGCCGAAAATCATACTCCATTTGAAGCGATCATCCTTCGTTCGTTGGCCTATCTGACCTTTGAGCAGCAACAGTGGAAAGCCTCTTATGACTATGCGGCCAGATCTCTAGCCAAGCAGCAGGAGATCAACATGCTTCATCAAATGGCATACACACAATATCGCCTGAGTATGGCCGCACTGGAAATGGGTAATACCTCCCTTTCGCTGTCTCATGCTCGGGAACTAGAAGCGCTCAACCGCCAATTCCCCAATCCACAGAATAAAAGCCTGACCTACGAGACCCTGTACCTGACCAACAAGGCTGCGGGGAAATCTCGTCAAGCGCTAAAAGCCTACGAGCAATACATCGAACTCCGCGACTCCCTCAATGATGAGGATGCCAAGCGCAAGCTGCTCGATCAGGAATACGAGTATGAATATCAGCAGAAAGCCTTGGCAGATAGCTTGGAAAACGCATCTGTCCTCGCCTTGCAAGTAGAAGAGACAAAGCGCAAGCAGACGACTTCCTATCTGCTCATGGCCGTTTTGGGAATCGTGCTGATCTTCGGCTGGATGCTTTGGAACCGTTTTCAGATTACGCGTCGGCAGAAAGGCATCATCGAATCCGAAAAGGAAAAGCTGGACCAAGCTATCACTGAACTAGATTCAGCCAATCGCCAGCTACAGGAATTGGATGATTTCAAATCCCGCTTTTTCACCAATATCTCCCACGAATTCCGGACCCCCCTCACGGTCATTCAGGGGATCATGAAGCAGATTCAAGAGACTCCAGAATCTTGGCTTGAACGAGGCTCCGAAATCGTCAATCGGAATGTCGCCAACCTCTTGGGGCTGGTGAACCAGATCTTGGACCTCCGGAAGATTGAATCCGGCAATCTGCCACTTCACATGATTCAGGATGATGTGGTCAAATTCCTCAAATTTGGGGTTTCGGTATTTGACTCGTTGGCAGCTAGCAAATCGGTGAAACTTGCCTTCGAAGGGCCCAATTCTGCCTTGCTGATGGACTTTGACCCTGACAAATTGGGGCAAATACAATCCAACCTACTGTCCAATGCCATCAAGTTCACAGGGCCAGATGGACAAGTCAACTTCAAGACCTATCGCTCCTCGGATGGCCAATTGGTCATGGAGGTATCCGATACCGGACGAGGGATTGCCGACAATCAACTCCCGTTCATTTTTGATCGATTCTACCAAGTGGACTCCACCGATACCCGATCCGGGGAAGGCACTGGGATTGGTTTATCACTGACCCGCGAATTGGTGCAGCTCATGGATGGCTCCATCACTGTGGAGAGCACAGTCGGCCAAGGAACCACCTTCACGATCAAGTTGCCCATTTCACAACAGGCTCAAAGGCAGAATTTCGCATTGGTACAAGCCCCTTCATTCTTGCCCAAGTATTCGGAGGTATTGGAACGTCCAGAAAAACAGGCCACAAACAAGGCAGAGCGCCCAACCTTGCTTTTGATCGAGGACAATCCTGACATTGTAGAATATCTCCATGCCTGTCTAGAGGATCAATATGAGCTGTTTGCGGCTAGTGATGGAGAAGCAGGTGTTGCGGCGGCATTCGAGCAAGTGCCGGACATCATCATCAGCGATGTCATGATGCCTAAAATGAACGGATATGAAGTCTGTGAAACGTTGAAACTGGATGAGCGCACGAGTCATATTCCCATTCTCATGCTTACTGCCAAAGCCGATCATGACTCGAAGCTTGAAGGCTACAAACGCGGCGCCGATGCCTATTTGACGAAGCCATTTGATCAGGCAGAACTCACCATCAGACTGGAGAAATTGCTGGAAATCAGAAAAACGCTCCAGCTCAGATATCAAGGAACCCAGCTGCCTGAACCGACAGAAGATCCCGTTCTTCAAGTCGAGGATGCCTTCATCACCCAAGTACGCGCACTGCTGCTGGAGCACCTTGACGATGCCACCTATCGAGGCGAGTCGCTCTGCAAGGATCTGGGGATGAGTCGTACCAACCTTCACCGGAAGATCAAGGCCCTCACAGGCATGCCGATCACTCGATTCATTCGCAGCGTCAAAATCGCTCAGGCTCAGGAGATGTTGAAGGAATCAGATCGCCAGATTTCCGAAGTGGCCTATGCAGTGGGATTCAATGATCCTGCGTATTTCACCCGAGTATTCAGTGAGGATATGGGGATTTCGCCGGGAGAATGGCGGGAAAAGCAGTAA
- a CDS encoding RagB/SusD family nutrient uptake outer membrane protein yields MKKYKAYMLRMTLAVALLVSVQSCVDLMEDTSSVLSIENLKSEGDVVSALAPVYRQMATVYATPHFQRVPTYGADDLTTWWAGNKAPIRVFDRFDYGNGENSDINWLPTGWNGYWQVIYRANTVIDGLKTSTAAEDIVIAADGEARFLRALAYFHLVRTHGNMPIILDGYTPTGEETRATVLQNYEHIEADLLAAEAQLPGPGEVSSVGRISAAAAKTLLADLYLTWAGWPVKDNSKYAMAASKAKEVIDMGYFELLPIEDLWLMEGQNSRESVFSIQFSMAEDIRNGYPAAFSFHEARGWSDAYPELQFFMDFPEGPRKDATFHTEIPQRGVSGGQIVTKDPATLPWQDSQRGHPMYKKFTIAEDLTLGGRTDGYRSVEVYRYAEVLLIYAEAQAHAGSTGESIEALNQVRRRAAGIDYLSPDAQVDVVSATPNEVVDEKGWELAGEYKRWFDLIRTERVEEMAAKRSLDEQVELARQPTKDNYIAPIPFQAISTSELKQNPEGFVIQ; encoded by the coding sequence ATGAAAAAATACAAAGCATATATGCTGCGCATGACCTTGGCGGTCGCGTTGCTCGTATCGGTCCAGTCTTGCGTGGACTTGATGGAGGACACCAGTAGCGTCCTCTCGATCGAAAATCTCAAAAGCGAAGGAGATGTAGTCTCCGCACTGGCCCCGGTCTACCGTCAAATGGCCACCGTTTACGCCACTCCGCATTTCCAGCGTGTACCGACCTACGGAGCAGATGATCTCACCACCTGGTGGGCTGGAAACAAGGCCCCCATCCGTGTGTTTGATCGCTTCGACTATGGAAATGGCGAGAACTCAGATATCAACTGGCTACCGACCGGATGGAATGGATACTGGCAGGTGATCTATCGTGCCAATACCGTGATCGACGGGTTGAAAACCTCCACAGCAGCCGAGGACATCGTGATTGCTGCAGATGGAGAGGCTCGCTTCTTGCGCGCATTGGCCTATTTTCACTTGGTGAGAACGCATGGAAACATGCCGATCATCCTCGATGGATATACTCCGACCGGAGAGGAAACCCGCGCAACCGTCTTGCAAAACTATGAGCACATCGAGGCGGATCTATTGGCTGCCGAGGCTCAGTTGCCCGGACCGGGTGAAGTGTCCAGCGTAGGGCGGATTTCCGCTGCTGCTGCGAAAACGCTCTTGGCGGATCTCTACCTGACATGGGCAGGTTGGCCTGTAAAGGACAATTCCAAATATGCGATGGCAGCTTCCAAGGCCAAGGAAGTCATCGACATGGGATACTTCGAATTGCTGCCCATCGAGGATCTATGGCTCATGGAAGGCCAAAATAGCCGAGAGTCGGTCTTCTCGATTCAGTTCTCTATGGCGGAGGACATTCGCAATGGATATCCCGCGGCCTTCAGTTTCCACGAGGCAAGAGGCTGGTCTGATGCCTATCCGGAACTTCAGTTTTTCATGGATTTCCCAGAAGGTCCACGTAAGGATGCGACTTTCCATACCGAGATTCCACAACGAGGTGTATCAGGTGGTCAGATTGTGACCAAAGACCCCGCGACCCTTCCTTGGCAAGATTCGCAGCGCGGTCATCCCATGTACAAGAAATTCACCATTGCCGAAGATCTCACCTTGGGAGGCCGTACCGATGGCTACCGGAGTGTTGAGGTGTATCGATATGCCGAGGTCTTGCTGATCTACGCAGAGGCGCAAGCACACGCTGGATCTACAGGTGAATCTATCGAGGCCTTGAACCAAGTCAGAAGACGTGCGGCTGGGATCGACTATTTGTCGCCAGATGCACAAGTGGATGTCGTGTCGGCTACTCCGAATGAGGTCGTCGACGAGAAAGGCTGGGAGTTGGCCGGTGAGTACAAGCGCTGGTTTGACTTGATCAGAACTGAACGTGTGGAGGAAATGGCTGCCAAGCGCTCCTTGGATGAGCAAGTGGAGTTGGCCCGTCAACCGACCAAGGACAACTACATTGCGCCGATTCCTTTTCAGGCGATTTCAACCAGTGAGCTCAAGCAAAACCCCGAAGGATTTGTCATTCAGTAG
- a CDS encoding histidine kinase: protein MPITYNRFSRTQAEWIFQVILHLIVFFAYSLERNRALFDEEKIVYFLTYAAAAWVIDYVLLPRFFYKGRYWAFFLWTVAVITGVIVIEELGLEQVYFPDTKGQKFPGVIYTLVDVMPVIVILSGCKFAWDALVKQQQLEELKVAIEESELQFLKSQINPHFLFNNLNNLYSYAIEDSPKTPQIILELSSVLRYMLYDCREEYVPVAKEIRHLKNFTKLNELQIEERGTVNLRVGDIPGNFQIAPLILIVFVENAFKHSQASQSDNIFIDMDLRISPEGKLYFTCINNYFPVANTDNLSKGIGMQNVRKRLQLLYPNAHELEIRDQDSRFEVRLAITLSSIPST, encoded by the coding sequence ATGCCGATCACATACAATCGATTCAGTAGGACCCAAGCCGAATGGATATTCCAGGTCATCCTGCACTTGATTGTATTCTTTGCTTATTCATTGGAGCGCAATAGGGCGCTTTTTGATGAGGAAAAGATCGTCTACTTCCTGACGTATGCCGCTGCTGCATGGGTCATCGATTATGTGCTGTTACCTAGATTCTTTTACAAGGGGCGCTACTGGGCGTTTTTTTTATGGACAGTAGCGGTGATTACTGGGGTCATTGTCATAGAGGAATTGGGGCTCGAACAGGTATATTTTCCCGACACAAAAGGACAGAAATTTCCTGGGGTGATCTATACCTTGGTGGATGTGATGCCTGTGATCGTGATTCTGTCTGGGTGTAAGTTTGCTTGGGATGCACTGGTCAAGCAACAACAACTAGAAGAGTTGAAGGTAGCCATTGAGGAGAGCGAACTGCAATTCCTGAAATCACAAATCAACCCTCATTTCCTGTTCAACAATCTGAACAACCTCTATTCCTATGCGATCGAGGATTCGCCCAAGACCCCTCAGATCATCTTGGAGCTAAGCTCGGTCTTGCGGTATATGCTGTATGATTGTCGCGAGGAATATGTGCCTGTTGCCAAGGAGATCCGTCATTTGAAGAACTTTACTAAATTAAATGAGCTTCAAATCGAGGAAAGAGGGACCGTCAATCTGCGGGTAGGGGATATCCCCGGCAATTTTCAGATAGCTCCGTTGATCTTGATCGTCTTTGTGGAGAATGCTTTCAAGCATAGCCAAGCCAGTCAGTCCGACAATATTTTCATCGATATGGATCTTCGGATCTCCCCGGAAGGAAAGCTGTATTTTACCTGTATCAACAATTATTTCCCCGTCGCCAATACGGACAATTTGTCCAAAGGAATCGGGATGCAAAACGTCCGGAAACGTCTGCAACTGTTGTATCCAAATGCTCATGAACTGGAAATTCGAGACCAAGATTCTCGCTTCGAAGTTCGGTTAGCAATCACACTTTCTTCCATTCCGTCTACATGA